One window of Streptomyces sp. NBC_00273 genomic DNA carries:
- a CDS encoding NUDIX hydrolase — MKTCDNTSVGIVITDHQGRFLMFDRATFPPGTAPAAGHIDDHGTAEDAARAEVEEELGLTVTGLTHVTGCWRGNPCRRLPGARGTGHDWTIYQATVTGGRTPSARETKNVRWITPDALQELADRTVAYAKGRITDAAFEAAPGIEPVWMQWLADVAAIHIGPDDLLRVEQLTR, encoded by the coding sequence ATGAAGACCTGCGACAACACCTCGGTCGGCATCGTCATCACCGATCACCAGGGCCGCTTCCTGATGTTCGACCGCGCCACCTTCCCGCCCGGCACGGCACCAGCCGCCGGCCACATCGACGACCACGGGACCGCCGAGGACGCAGCCCGCGCCGAGGTCGAGGAAGAACTCGGCCTCACCGTCACCGGCCTCACGCACGTCACCGGCTGTTGGCGGGGCAACCCATGTCGCCGTCTCCCCGGCGCACGCGGCACCGGCCACGACTGGACCATCTACCAGGCCACCGTCACCGGTGGCCGCACCCCGAGCGCCCGCGAGACGAAGAACGTCCGCTGGATCACGCCCGACGCCCTGCAGGAATTGGCAGACCGGACGGTCGCTTACGCCAAGGGGCGGATCACGGACGCCGCGTTCGAGGCTGCGCCCGGCATCGAGCCGGTATGGATGCAGTGGCTCGCCGACGTCGCCGCGATCCACATCGGCCCGGACGATCTACTTCGAGTCGAGCAGCTCACCAGATGA
- a CDS encoding phosphotransferase enzyme family protein, with protein sequence MLAYGMYPVDITRIPEGTATDNYAVVDQAGRRHFAKVYRTREYLDLERASVALSEYCADGGVATARATRTREHELIATHGPLPLSLWSFVPHTATGEGGLWGARWAAVDTAMGRLHSRLAAHPAAAPTLNPGAGVCDVATARDSYEGLIRAFQSKPRLGEFEARSLQATRERQAPFGGVERILASLPPLTVQILHGDLSGANVLFKDDDAAAFVDFRPPTPGYLAWEIARLGCDPSSVLANGVEGWLTGYTDLTLAYRDANPKASANDLVSSLRVGCAAVLCSTFPFSAPVKRPDIVDAALESYGRARHEADLMLLDQLPVLEEALRDALR encoded by the coding sequence GTGCTCGCGTACGGGATGTACCCGGTAGACATCACGCGTATCCCGGAGGGGACCGCGACGGACAACTACGCCGTCGTGGACCAGGCGGGCCGGCGGCACTTCGCCAAGGTCTACCGCACTCGGGAGTACTTGGATCTGGAGCGGGCGTCGGTCGCGCTGTCCGAGTACTGCGCCGACGGAGGTGTCGCGACCGCGCGGGCCACCCGCACGCGCGAGCACGAACTCATCGCGACCCACGGCCCCCTGCCTCTGTCCCTGTGGTCGTTCGTGCCGCACACCGCGACCGGCGAAGGCGGCCTGTGGGGTGCGCGGTGGGCAGCCGTCGACACGGCGATGGGCCGCCTCCACAGTCGGCTCGCCGCTCACCCCGCCGCCGCACCCACCCTGAATCCTGGCGCCGGGGTGTGTGATGTGGCTACCGCACGAGACAGCTATGAGGGTCTGATTCGCGCGTTTCAGAGCAAGCCTAGGCTTGGGGAGTTCGAGGCACGGTCGCTGCAGGCGACGCGTGAACGGCAAGCTCCTTTCGGTGGCGTCGAGCGCATCCTTGCTTCGCTTCCACCGCTAACGGTCCAGATCCTGCACGGTGACCTGTCCGGCGCCAACGTCTTGTTCAAGGACGACGATGCCGCCGCGTTCGTGGACTTCCGACCGCCCACACCCGGGTACCTCGCCTGGGAAATCGCACGGCTGGGCTGTGACCCTAGTAGCGTGCTGGCCAACGGCGTGGAGGGCTGGCTCACCGGGTACACCGATCTCACCCTGGCCTACCGGGACGCCAACCCCAAGGCGTCCGCGAACGACCTCGTGTCCTCGCTCCGTGTCGGCTGTGCAGCCGTGCTCTGCTCGACGTTTCCGTTCTCGGCACCAGTGAAGCGTCCGGACATCGTCGATGCCGCACTTGAGTCCTACGGCAGGGCGCGGCACGAGGCCGATCTGATGCTGCTGGACCAGCTACCTGTCTTGGAGGAGGCCCTGCGTGACGCTCTTCGCTGA
- a CDS encoding thioesterase II family protein, with the protein MSAYGAPRVEASTDDRPHLMSNDELRAWLRNVGGSTPQLLDNDAVWPTFAPVFRSDFKLLDTWAPRHDPQPLPIPLSVFGGRRDKLTGEDRLLSLQAFTTRFRGLAMYEGDHFYVMDHGQPLAAAITAATRSAGA; encoded by the coding sequence GTGTCCGCCTACGGCGCCCCGCGAGTCGAGGCCAGCACCGACGACCGCCCTCACCTGATGTCCAACGACGAACTGCGCGCGTGGCTGCGGAACGTCGGCGGCAGCACACCGCAGCTCCTCGACAACGACGCCGTCTGGCCCACGTTCGCCCCTGTGTTCCGCAGCGACTTCAAACTCCTGGACACCTGGGCGCCTCGCCACGACCCCCAGCCGCTGCCCATTCCACTCTCGGTGTTCGGGGGCCGCCGCGACAAGCTGACCGGCGAGGACCGCCTGCTCTCCTTGCAAGCGTTCACCACGCGCTTCCGCGGACTTGCAATGTACGAGGGCGACCACTTCTACGTGATGGACCACGGGCAGCCTCTCGCTGCCGCCATCACGGCCGCGACGCGTTCCGCCGGTGCATGA
- a CDS encoding beta-ketoacyl synthase N-terminal-like domain-containing protein has protein sequence MSTTSTARMSNPSAREVVVTGIGLALPGVATYGDLLGPLPGEGGFDPATGLSGRELRHKDRASRLALRAAEFALHNAGLTDADATLTGVANATAVVVSTNLGNADSICEATDTIAREGVRGLSPLGLPQTSSNVIAGWVAIRYGLRGPNLTVCNGTTSGLDALAWARNLIVAGRAEVAVVVGVEPANEVATRILGEQSTDAAVAIVLESADVAASRGARPRATIAGYARARDLAAALTSAGATEEKSVGLWLIDEAGAAACQLLAATHRIDLEAQLGSLSGALGVLQCATAAAHLESDDSTTGNVLATAGGPHHDAAAAVLLTPSPTCRPST, from the coding sequence ATGAGTACGACGAGCACCGCACGGATGAGTAACCCGAGCGCCCGGGAGGTCGTCGTCACGGGCATCGGGCTGGCGCTCCCCGGTGTCGCAACCTACGGCGACCTCCTCGGACCGCTGCCCGGCGAGGGCGGCTTCGACCCGGCCACCGGACTCAGCGGACGCGAGCTGCGCCACAAGGACCGCGCGTCCCGGCTCGCCCTGCGAGCCGCCGAGTTCGCCCTCCACAACGCGGGTCTGACCGACGCCGACGCCACACTCACGGGCGTGGCCAATGCGACCGCCGTCGTGGTCAGCACCAACCTCGGCAATGCGGACAGCATCTGCGAAGCCACCGACACCATCGCCCGGGAAGGCGTCAGGGGCCTCAGCCCCTTGGGCCTGCCCCAGACCTCAAGCAACGTCATCGCCGGCTGGGTGGCCATCCGCTATGGGCTGCGCGGCCCCAACCTCACCGTCTGCAACGGCACCACCAGCGGTCTGGACGCCCTCGCCTGGGCCCGCAACCTCATCGTGGCCGGGCGCGCCGAAGTAGCTGTCGTCGTCGGAGTCGAACCGGCCAACGAGGTGGCGACGAGGATACTCGGCGAGCAGTCCACCGACGCGGCGGTCGCGATCGTCCTCGAGTCAGCGGACGTAGCCGCTTCCCGTGGCGCGCGGCCGCGCGCCACGATCGCCGGGTACGCACGGGCCCGGGACCTCGCCGCGGCGCTGACCTCCGCCGGTGCAACGGAGGAGAAGTCCGTCGGACTGTGGCTCATCGACGAGGCGGGTGCCGCCGCGTGCCAGCTGCTCGCAGCCACTCACCGGATCGACCTGGAGGCCCAGCTGGGCTCGCTGTCCGGAGCGCTGGGCGTCCTGCAGTGCGCTACCGCGGCTGCCCATCTGGAGAGCGACGACTCCACCACCGGGAACGTGCTCGCCACAGCTGGAGGCCCTCACCACGACGCGGCAGCCGCTGTGCTGCTGACCCCTTCACCGACCTGTCGTCCATCCACGTAG
- a CDS encoding IS5 family transposase (programmed frameshift) produces the protein MVRRHELTDVEWEALSGLLPRSSSGRPRLDDRRVLNGIVWKLRTGSAWRDVPARYGPWRTLYTRFRRWALDGTFTRMLAAVQAEKDATGDIDWLVSVDSTVTRAHQHAAGARKRGRAGGRNMCDHALGRSRGGLTTKIHLACDGRGRPLGFVLTGGNAADCTRFEEVMDTIKVRRAGPGRPRTRPDHVLGDKGYSSRKIRAYLRKRGIGHTIPERRDQRANRSRRGRDGGRPPAFDKQLYKKRNVVERCFNRLKQYRAIATRYDKTRESYQAAVTIASLFLWLRPL, from the exons ATGGTGCGTCGTCATGAGCTGACGGATGTGGAGTGGGAAGCGCTGTCCGGGCTGTTGCCGCGGTCGTCCTCGGGGCGGCCGCGGTTGGACGACCGGCGGGTCCTGAACGGGATCGTGTGGAAGCTGCGGACGGGGTCGGCGTGGCGTGATGTGCCGGCACGGTACGGGCCCTGGAGGACTCTGTACACCCGTTTTCGCAGGTGGGCGCTGGACGGGACGTTCACGCGGATGCTGGCCGCGGTCCAGGCGGAGAAGGACGCGACCGGTGACATCGATTGGCTGGTGTCGGTCGACTCCACGGTCACGCGGGCCCATCAGCATGCTGCGGGCGCCCGCAAAAGGGGCAGGGCAGGGGGACGAAATATGTG TGATCACGCCCTCGGACGATCCCGAGGCGGACTGACCACGAAAATCCACCTGGCCTGCGACGGCCGCGGCCGGCCGCTCGGCTTCGTCCTCACCGGCGGCAACGCCGCCGACTGCACCCGCTTCGAAGAGGTCATGGACACCATCAAGGTCCGCCGGGCCGGGCCCGGGCGACCCCGAACCCGCCCGGACCACGTCCTGGGCGACAAGGGCTACAGCTCCCGCAAGATACGCGCCTACCTACGTAAACGCGGGATCGGCCACACCATCCCCGAACGCCGGGACCAGCGGGCCAACCGATCCCGCCGCGGCCGCGACGGAGGCAGACCACCTGCCTTCGACAAACAGCTCTACAAGAAACGCAACGTCGTCGAACGCTGCTTCAACCGCCTCAAGCAGTACCGCGCGATCGCCACTCGCTATGACAAAACCCGCGAGTCCTACCAGGCAGCCGTCACCATCGCGTCCCTGTTCCTCTGGCTCAGACCCCTTTGA
- a CDS encoding DUF4259 domain-containing protein, with protein sequence MGTWGTGPFDSDMAADFVDGLAGMSTEQVIEAMTRTVQRVVASGSRVDGGDGAEAIAAAALVACQIPGSQVVIDPDDGPAEPLPVLPISLRPEAGRALRRVLEDGSEMAEGWVDGTDAEEWRAMVQTITRALDVAP encoded by the coding sequence ATGGGAACGTGGGGGACCGGTCCGTTCGACAGCGATATGGCCGCAGATTTCGTCGACGGGCTTGCGGGGATGTCGACTGAGCAGGTCATCGAGGCGATGACGAGGACCGTCCAGAGGGTGGTGGCCTCCGGCTCGCGCGTGGACGGCGGCGATGGGGCCGAAGCCATTGCCGCTGCTGCCCTCGTTGCGTGCCAGATTCCGGGCAGCCAGGTAGTGATCGATCCTGATGACGGTCCTGCTGAGCCGTTGCCCGTCTTGCCGATCTCGCTCCGGCCTGAGGCCGGAAGGGCACTTCGTCGTGTTCTGGAGGACGGCTCAGAGATGGCCGAGGGCTGGGTCGATGGCACTGATGCGGAGGAGTGGCGAGCGATGGTCCAGACGATCACTCGCGCACTGGACGTAGCCCCCTGA
- a CDS encoding transposase, whose protein sequence is MAGTSSRTSPRRWRRPAADVAQLDAVRSACPEIAQACDLAREFTDMLRQRRGHLLRDWIQKAELGGPDAIGIFADSTRQYLHAFTAGLTLPYSSGIVEGHVNRIKTIKRQMYGRASFALLRARILLQA, encoded by the coding sequence ATCGCTGGCACCTCCTCCAGAACCTCTCCACGGCGGTGGAGAAGACCTGCCGCCGACGTTGCCCAGCTCGACGCCGTTCGGAGTGCCTGCCCCGAGATCGCCCAGGCCTGCGACCTCGCGCGGGAGTTCACCGACATGCTCCGCCAACGCCGCGGCCACCTGCTGCGGGACTGGATTCAGAAGGCCGAGCTGGGCGGCCCGGACGCCATCGGCATCTTCGCCGACTCCACCCGCCAATACCTGCACGCCTTTACCGCCGGCCTCACCCTGCCCTACAGCTCCGGCATCGTCGAAGGCCACGTCAACAGGATCAAGACGATCAAGCGGCAGATGTACGGCAGAGCATCATTCGCCCTACTCAGAGCCCGCATCCTCCTGCAGGCGTAG
- a CDS encoding TetR/AcrR family transcriptional regulator, which translates to MPRLTDARKELRRAQITEAAVRCFSRNGLERTSIADITAESGLSTGSIYAHYRNKADLVQASAHAVLAKRAEALGEYAGSDTPPDPDELLTRLIAGIDPVEARVGVQTWSEATNNPAIHDIVVDTIDRMRAMVHDSVTAWLVKVEHLEPTAAQERATPIAHQVQSLYLAQLLYTALQSPAEETAP; encoded by the coding sequence GTGCCGCGACTCACCGACGCACGCAAGGAACTCCGGCGCGCCCAGATCACCGAGGCCGCCGTACGCTGCTTCAGCCGCAACGGCCTGGAGCGGACCTCGATCGCCGACATCACGGCCGAGTCCGGCCTGTCGACAGGCTCGATCTACGCCCACTACCGCAACAAGGCCGACTTGGTTCAGGCCTCCGCCCACGCGGTGCTCGCCAAACGCGCGGAGGCCCTCGGCGAGTACGCCGGGAGCGACACCCCGCCCGACCCCGACGAACTGCTCACTCGCCTGATCGCCGGCATCGACCCGGTCGAAGCCCGGGTCGGCGTGCAGACCTGGAGCGAGGCGACCAACAACCCGGCCATCCACGACATCGTCGTCGACACGATCGACCGGATGCGCGCGATGGTGCACGACAGCGTCACCGCCTGGCTGGTCAAGGTCGAACACCTCGAGCCGACCGCGGCCCAGGAGCGCGCCACCCCGATTGCCCATCAGGTGCAGAGCCTCTACCTGGCCCAACTGCTGTACACCGCCCTGCAGTCACCGGCCGAGGAGACCGCGCCATGA
- a CDS encoding aldo/keto reductase codes for MTTLTAPFAGRTVFRVGYGALQLERLHHSRSEAAALLRRAVELGVDHVDTAQFYGFGFANQVIREALRPEDGVLVVTKVGADPDLGGPLPLRLAQRPEQLRASVEDNLRSLGVDRLPVVNLRRLDSGPGLRPDGDQVVDLDDQLEVMTALRDEGKIGAIGLSCVTLDGLRRALPAGIACVQNAYSLVSRDDEDLLRLCAAEGIAWVPFFPLGGSFPGLPKATDEPAVHAVAESLGVTPSQVGLAWLLHRAPNVLLIPGTANPAHLEANTAAGGITLDAATLATLDAIESRSAEVPIG; via the coding sequence ATGACCACCCTGACCGCTCCGTTCGCAGGCCGCACCGTTTTCCGGGTCGGCTACGGCGCCCTGCAACTCGAACGCCTGCACCACAGCCGCAGTGAGGCCGCCGCCCTGCTGCGCCGCGCGGTCGAGCTGGGCGTCGACCACGTGGACACCGCCCAGTTCTACGGCTTCGGGTTCGCGAACCAGGTCATCCGCGAGGCGCTGCGCCCCGAGGACGGCGTCCTGGTCGTCACGAAGGTAGGGGCCGACCCCGACCTGGGCGGGCCTCTGCCACTGCGTCTCGCGCAGCGCCCCGAACAGCTTCGCGCCAGCGTCGAGGACAACCTGCGCAGCCTCGGCGTCGACCGGCTCCCTGTGGTCAACCTCCGCCGGCTCGACTCCGGCCCTGGCCTGCGCCCCGACGGCGACCAGGTGGTCGACCTCGACGACCAGCTCGAAGTGATGACCGCCCTGCGCGACGAGGGCAAGATCGGCGCGATCGGCCTTAGCTGCGTCACCCTCGACGGTCTTCGCCGCGCCCTGCCGGCGGGCATCGCCTGCGTGCAGAACGCGTACAGCCTCGTCTCCCGCGACGACGAGGACCTGCTGCGGCTGTGCGCGGCCGAGGGCATTGCCTGGGTGCCGTTCTTCCCACTCGGCGGGTCCTTCCCGGGCCTGCCCAAGGCGACCGACGAGCCGGCGGTGCACGCCGTGGCCGAATCCCTGGGCGTCACACCCTCCCAGGTCGGCCTCGCCTGGCTACTGCACCGCGCCCCCAACGTGCTGCTCATCCCCGGCACCGCCAACCCCGCTCACCTCGAGGCCAACACGGCCGCCGGCGGGATCACTCTCGACGCCGCCACCCTGGCCACCCTCGACGCCATTGAGTCCCGCTCCGCCGAAGTCCCCATCGGCTGA
- a CDS encoding NADPH:quinone reductase, whose amino-acid sequence MKAIVYRDNGGPDVLRLVDRDLPVPGSGEVRVRVAVSGINPTDWQARSGPAHTKQFSEVTPHLDGAGVIDAVGEGVDRSRVGQRVWLFMAAAGRPTGTAAEFTVVPAERAVPLPDEAGFDVGAALGVPALTAHRALTVAEDGPRRLRPGALDGTVVLAAGGAGAVGHAVIQLARWAGATVISTVSGPEKARLATAAGAHHVVNYREGDPAAEIRRIAPDGVDIVAEVALGANIALDLAVLRARGTIATYANDGGKPVELDVRHNMVLNTRLQFLVLYTAGPQARASAAEDIASAVRDGALPVGEEHGLPLTRFPLHRTADAHRAVESGTVGKVLVDITS is encoded by the coding sequence ATGAAAGCCATCGTCTACCGCGACAACGGCGGCCCCGACGTTCTTCGGCTCGTCGACCGCGACCTGCCCGTGCCCGGCTCCGGCGAGGTCCGCGTCCGGGTCGCTGTGTCCGGGATCAACCCGACCGACTGGCAGGCCCGCTCCGGCCCCGCCCATACGAAGCAGTTCTCCGAGGTCACCCCGCACCTGGACGGCGCCGGCGTGATCGACGCCGTCGGTGAGGGAGTCGACCGGAGCCGGGTCGGCCAGCGGGTCTGGCTGTTCATGGCTGCCGCCGGGCGGCCCACCGGCACCGCCGCCGAGTTCACCGTCGTACCGGCCGAGCGGGCCGTGCCGCTGCCCGACGAGGCCGGCTTCGATGTCGGCGCCGCACTCGGCGTCCCTGCGCTGACCGCGCACCGCGCGCTCACCGTCGCCGAGGACGGCCCGCGCCGCCTGCGGCCGGGGGCGCTGGACGGCACGGTCGTGCTCGCTGCCGGCGGGGCCGGGGCGGTCGGGCACGCCGTGATCCAGCTCGCCCGCTGGGCCGGCGCGACCGTGATCAGCACGGTCAGCGGACCGGAGAAGGCCCGACTGGCCACCGCCGCCGGCGCCCACCACGTGGTCAACTATCGAGAGGGGGATCCGGCCGCCGAGATCCGCAGGATCGCCCCGGACGGCGTCGACATCGTCGCCGAAGTGGCGCTCGGCGCGAACATCGCACTGGACCTGGCCGTGCTGCGGGCGCGCGGCACGATCGCGACCTACGCCAACGACGGCGGCAAGCCGGTCGAGCTGGACGTGCGGCACAACATGGTGCTCAACACGCGCCTCCAGTTCCTGGTGCTCTACACGGCCGGTCCGCAGGCGCGCGCCTCGGCCGCCGAGGACATCGCCTCCGCGGTCCGCGACGGCGCCCTGCCGGTCGGCGAGGAACACGGCCTGCCACTGACCCGCTTTCCGCTCCACCGCACCGCCGACGCGCACCGCGCGGTGGAGAGCGGCACAGTCGGCAAGGTCCTGGTGGACATCACGTCCTGA
- a CDS encoding thioredoxin family protein — MSSDLIRDVTDATFEAEVLKAEGPVLVEFWADWKEQSKAMAPVLDDAAATHQGKLTVAKINIDDNQETPARHGVSSIPTLLLHLRG, encoded by the coding sequence ATGTCGTCAGATCTCATCAGGGACGTAACGGACGCGACCTTCGAGGCCGAGGTCCTGAAGGCTGAGGGGCCCGTACTGGTGGAGTTCTGGGCCGATTGGAAAGAGCAGTCGAAAGCGATGGCGCCCGTTCTGGACGATGCCGCCGCGACGCACCAGGGCAAACTCACTGTCGCCAAGATCAACATCGACGACAACCAAGAGACGCCCGCCCGGCACGGTGTCAGCAGCATCCCCACCCTGCTGCTGCACCTTCGAGGCTGA
- a CDS encoding ABC transporter permease subunit, with translation MTTTYAPVGGLGADEPRARFNDLVAAEWIKLRSLRSTWIAYGATALAVIAFNAGIAYDTYNYWPERSAADRADFVRAGIPLQEAFTANAVMVMMLALGAIGAVAILGEYSTGTIRTTFAAVPARRSVMAAKTVVVTAVTTVFGAIVAGASFGLTQAILDGRDAGISISYPGALRVVAASALLAPVCAVVGMAIGSVIRHTSATMIASVVAILVLPIIFTDGRHWSAVAGHATLYQAWLRLVEVGSPQTDFPWTTGGAWTVYAVWALTAAVLAVTSAQQRDQ, from the coding sequence GTGACCACGACGTACGCTCCCGTTGGCGGACTTGGCGCCGACGAACCCCGCGCCCGCTTTAACGACCTGGTGGCCGCCGAGTGGATCAAGCTTCGGTCGCTTCGCTCAACCTGGATCGCGTACGGGGCCACCGCACTGGCCGTCATCGCGTTCAACGCGGGCATTGCCTACGACACCTACAACTACTGGCCGGAGCGGAGCGCGGCGGACCGGGCAGACTTCGTCCGGGCCGGAATTCCGCTGCAGGAGGCGTTCACAGCGAACGCCGTCATGGTCATGATGCTCGCCCTCGGTGCAATCGGCGCCGTCGCGATCCTCGGCGAGTACAGCACGGGCACCATCCGTACGACGTTCGCGGCCGTTCCGGCCCGCCGTTCGGTGATGGCCGCCAAAACGGTGGTCGTCACGGCCGTCACCACCGTCTTCGGCGCGATCGTCGCGGGGGCCTCGTTCGGGCTGACGCAGGCGATCCTCGACGGCCGGGACGCAGGCATCTCGATCAGCTATCCGGGCGCCCTGCGCGTCGTAGCGGCGTCCGCCCTCCTCGCGCCCGTGTGCGCGGTCGTCGGCATGGCCATCGGCTCCGTCATCAGGCACACCTCGGCCACCATGATCGCCTCGGTGGTAGCCATCCTCGTACTGCCCATCATCTTCACCGACGGCCGCCACTGGTCGGCAGTCGCCGGCCACGCCACGCTCTACCAGGCGTGGTTGCGGCTCGTGGAGGTCGGCTCCCCCCAGACCGACTTTCCGTGGACGACCGGCGGAGCCTGGACCGTCTACGCGGTGTGGGCGCTCACCGCAGCCGTGCTCGCCGTCACCAGCGCACAACAGCGAGACCAGTGA
- a CDS encoding ABC transporter ATP-binding protein — MIEVNELTKRYGGTTAVKDLTFTVRPGQVTGFLGPNGAGKSTTLRMILGLHEPTRGTVTVDGRSFRDRPRGLRHVGSLLDAHDVHGGRSAAAQLSALARSNRIPQRRVEEVLREVGLAEVARRRIGGFSLGMKQRLGIASALLGDPPVLLFDEPLNGLDPEGVKWVRDLFRRLAAEGRTVFVSSHLMSEMEHTADQLIVIGRGELIAAESLAEFSARGTQQSVTVGTPAAAVLRDLLTAEGAAVDTAGDLLAVTGVTAVRIGEIAMEHRILLHHLSTRSASLEEAFMELTADSVQYLAGDPQ; from the coding sequence GTGATCGAAGTCAACGAGCTCACGAAGCGATACGGCGGCACGACGGCCGTCAAAGATCTGACCTTCACCGTGCGACCCGGCCAGGTGACCGGGTTTCTCGGTCCGAACGGCGCCGGCAAGAGCACCACGCTGCGGATGATCCTCGGCTTGCATGAGCCCACCAGAGGCACCGTCACCGTCGACGGCCGTTCCTTTCGCGACCGCCCTCGCGGCCTGCGTCATGTCGGCTCCCTTCTCGACGCGCACGATGTGCACGGCGGGCGCAGCGCGGCGGCGCAGCTGTCCGCCCTGGCCCGCAGCAACCGCATCCCGCAGCGCCGGGTGGAGGAGGTGCTGCGGGAGGTCGGCCTCGCCGAGGTCGCCCGGCGCCGCATCGGCGGATTCTCGCTCGGCATGAAGCAGCGGCTCGGCATCGCTTCCGCCCTGCTCGGCGATCCACCGGTCCTGCTCTTCGACGAACCGCTCAACGGCCTCGACCCGGAAGGCGTGAAGTGGGTGCGTGACCTGTTCAGGCGGCTCGCCGCCGAGGGCCGCACGGTGTTCGTCTCCAGCCATCTCATGTCCGAGATGGAGCACACCGCCGACCAGCTGATCGTCATCGGCCGCGGCGAACTGATCGCGGCGGAAAGCCTCGCGGAGTTCTCCGCTCGCGGCACCCAGCAGAGCGTCACGGTGGGCACGCCCGCCGCTGCCGTCCTGAGAGATCTACTGACGGCCGAGGGCGCGGCCGTGGACACGGCGGGCGACCTGCTTGCTGTGACCGGTGTGACCGCGGTCCGGATCGGTGAGATCGCCATGGAGCACCGCATTTTGCTGCATCACCTCAGCACCCGGTCCGCCTCATTGGAAGAGGCGTTCATGGAGCTCACCGCCGACAGCGTGCAATACCTCGCAGGAGACCCCCAGTGA
- a CDS encoding sensor histidine kinase, which produces MSASPPLPLPLLKRIPPGLWTALAWYAAAVEPIVEYVVMPQVPTYSLNYPQDGLDSLGAQALLAVAFVLILAGSAVLRRRTSAAYGLVIVGTVISTVAWRQDEIPPTQFLAVDFALCYIAATRPRRNSLTAAAAALGTLAGYLVLRLITGDDSSVAQEPFVALTVVIAWLIGNSSHQARAHTAELHARAAAEAVTAERLRIAREMHDTVAHSIGIIALQAGAAARVIETQPAKAREAMLTVEMAGRETLSGLRRMLGALRQADQDEERQGRAHTPAPLRPAAGLANVEQLAATTTAAGVRVEVRWQGRRRPLPADIDLAAFRIVQESVTNAVRHSGADSCLVRVEYRADELAVEVSDRGKGGGTTTDTGYGLIGMRERAALLRGDFTAGPRPGGGFLVAVRLPIPTMTEAEEKARAR; this is translated from the coding sequence ATGTCCGCCTCACCGCCGCTGCCGTTGCCGCTGCTCAAACGCATACCGCCGGGCCTGTGGACGGCACTGGCGTGGTATGCGGCAGCAGTGGAACCCATCGTCGAGTACGTAGTGATGCCGCAAGTGCCGACGTACTCGCTCAACTACCCCCAGGACGGGCTCGACTCGCTCGGAGCCCAGGCGCTGCTCGCCGTCGCCTTCGTGCTGATCCTGGCCGGCAGCGCGGTGCTGCGCCGCAGGACCTCCGCGGCGTACGGTCTGGTGATCGTCGGTACGGTCATCTCGACGGTGGCTTGGCGTCAGGATGAGATTCCGCCCACGCAGTTCCTGGCCGTGGATTTCGCCCTCTGCTACATCGCAGCCACCCGGCCTCGGCGGAACTCGCTCACCGCGGCCGCCGCAGCGCTCGGCACACTCGCCGGCTACCTCGTCCTGCGGTTGATCACGGGCGACGATTCCAGCGTCGCGCAGGAGCCGTTCGTGGCCCTGACCGTGGTCATCGCCTGGCTCATCGGTAATTCGTCGCATCAGGCCCGTGCCCACACCGCAGAGTTGCACGCCCGGGCCGCCGCCGAGGCCGTCACCGCCGAACGGCTGCGCATCGCCCGCGAGATGCACGACACCGTCGCCCACAGCATCGGCATCATCGCCCTGCAGGCCGGCGCCGCGGCCCGGGTCATCGAAACCCAGCCGGCCAAAGCCCGCGAGGCGATGCTCACCGTGGAGATGGCCGGCCGCGAGACGCTGTCCGGGCTGCGAAGGATGCTCGGCGCGCTGCGCCAGGCCGACCAGGATGAGGAACGTCAAGGCCGCGCGCACACGCCGGCGCCCCTGCGACCGGCCGCCGGCCTGGCGAACGTGGAACAGCTCGCCGCGACGACCACGGCCGCCGGAGTCCGCGTGGAGGTGCGGTGGCAGGGCAGGCGCCGCCCTCTGCCAGCCGACATCGACCTCGCGGCGTTCCGGATCGTCCAGGAGTCGGTGACCAACGCCGTACGGCACTCGGGGGCCGATTCCTGCCTCGTGCGCGTCGAATACCGCGCGGACGAACTCGCCGTCGAGGTCTCGGACCGAGGGAAAGGCGGCGGCACCACCACCGACACCGGGTATGGCCTGATCGGCATGCGCGAGCGTGCTGCCCTGCTGCGCGGCGATTTCACGGCCGGGCCCCGTCCCGGGGGTGGCTTCCTGGTAGCGGTCAGATTGCCGATACCGACAATGACTGAGGCAGAAGAGAAGGCGAGAGCCAGATGA